One Panicum virgatum strain AP13 chromosome 9K, P.virgatum_v5, whole genome shotgun sequence genomic region harbors:
- the LOC120651922 gene encoding 5-oxoprolinase-like produces the protein MGSDAVEKFRFCIDRGGTFTDIYAEVPGRSEGYVMKLLSVDPSNYDDAPIEGIRRILEEFSGEKIPRSSKIPTGKIEWIRMGTTVATNALLERKGERIALCVTRGFRDLLQIGNQARPNIFDLKVSKPSNLYEEVIEVDERVELVQDGEGGGSSVEGISGELVRVAKPVDVEALKPLFKGLLEKGIRCLAVVLMHSYTYPHHELVVEKLALQMGFKHVSLSSSLTPMVRAVPRGLTASVDAYLTPVIKEYLSGFMSRFEGDSEQVNVLFMQSDGGLAPERRFSGHKAVLSGPAGGVVGYSQTLFELETKKPLIGFDMGGTSTDVSRYDGSYEQVLETQIAGAIIQAPQLDINTVAAGGGSKLKFQFGAFKVGPESVGAHPGPVCYRKGGELAITDANLILGTVIPEYFPSIFGPNEDMPLDYEATRRAFEDLADEINSHRKSQDPSVKDMTVEEIALGFVNVANETMCRPIRQLTEMKGHDTKNHALACFGGAGPQHACAMARSLGMSEVLVHRYCGILSAYGMGLADVIEDLQEPYSAVYNANSAAEASRRESLLVKQVKDKLKEQGFGDESIKTDSYLNLRYEGTDTAIMVKQPEQGSGNDYAAEFEKLFQQEYGFKLLNRKILICDVRVQGVGGTNILKPRESTPISTKPVQESSCQIYFSYGWQETPLYKLENLGYGHVLEGPAVIMNGNSTVIIEKDCKAVVTKYGNIKIEISAAPSTVEISEEVADVVQLSIFNHRFMGIAEQMGRTLQRTSISTNIKERLDFSCALFGPDGGLVANAPHVPVHLGAMSSTVRWQLNYWGDNLHEGDVLVTNHPCSGGSHLPDITVVTPVFDNGKLVFFVASRGHHAEIGGITPGSMPPFSKCIWEEGAAIKAFKLVERGVFQEEGIIQLLQSPCSEELSGYNIPGTRRIQDNLSDLHAQVAANQRGIALIKELINQYGLVTVQSYMSHVQKNAEVAVREMLKAVASRVQKENGSCVIEDEDYMDDGSVLHLKLTLDASKGEATIDFEGTSPEVYGNWNAPEAVTTAAVIYCLRCLVDVDIPLNQGCLAPVKILIPKGSFLSPSNKAAVVGGNVLTSQRVTDVVLMAFQACACSQGCMNNLTFGDDTFGYYETIGGGCGAGSTWDGTSGVQCHMTNTRMTDPEIFEQRYPVLLHRFSIRENSGGSGFHRGGDGLVRDIEFRRPIVVSILSERRVRAPRGLKGGANGTRGANYLVRKGGRKIYLGGKNTITVSAGDILQIFTPGGGGFGSP, from the coding sequence ATGGGCAGCGACGCGGTGGAGAAGTTCAGGTTCTGCATTGACAGGGGCGGCACGTTCACTGACATCTACGCCGAGGTACCGGGGAGATCAGAAGGCTATGTCATGAAGCTTCTCTCGGTCGACCCGTCGAACTACGACGACGCGCCCATTGAAGGGATCAGGAGGATCCTGGAGGAGTTCTCCGGGGAGAAGATCCCCCGGTCGTCCAAGATCCCCACCGGCAAGATCGAGTGGATCAGGATGGGCACCACTGTGGCCACTAATGCACTTCTGGAGAGGAAGGGCGAAAGGATTGCCCTCTGTGTCACGAGGGGGTTTAGGGATTTGCTTCAGATTGGTAACCAGGCCCGGCCGAACATATTCGACCTCAAGGTGTCGAAGCCGTCAAATCTGTATGAGGAGGTGATTGAGGTTGATGAACGAGTTGAGCTCGTTCAGGATGGTGAGGGGGGTGGGTCATCTGTTGAGGGGATCTCCGGGGAATTGGTCAGGGTGGCGAAGCCTGTCGACGTGGAAGCATTGAAGCCCTTGTTTAAAGGTTTGCTTGAAAAGGGGATTAGATGCTTGGCAGTGGTGCTGATGCATTCATATACTTATCCTCACCATGAGCTCGTGGTTGAGAAGTTAGCTCTGCAGATGGGATTCAAGCATGTGTCCTTGTCTTCGTCGCTGACACCTATGGTCCGTGCGGTGCCTCGGGGCTTGACGGCGAGTGTGGATGCATATCTTACACCAGTCATCAAAGAGTACTTATCAGGATTCATGTCAAGATTTGAAGGAGATTCTGAACAAGTGAACGTGCTATTCATGCAATCAGATGGAGGACTTGCACCGGAGAGGAGATTCTCTGGGCATAAAGCAGTATTGTCAGGTCCTGCTGGTGGTGTGGTTGGCTACTCACAGACCTTGTTTGAACTTGAGACAAAGAAGCCGCTCATTGGGTTTGACATGGGAGGTACATCCACGGATGTGAGCCGCTATGATGGAAGCTACGAACAAGTTTTGGAGACCCAGATTGCTGGGGCAATAATTCAAGCTCCCCAGCTTGACATAAACACAGTGGCTGCTGGTGGTGGATCAAAGCTTAAGTTTCAGTTTGGTGCTTTCAAGGTTGGGCCAGAATCTGTTGGAGCACACCCTGGTCCAGTATGTTACAGGAAAGGTGGTGAGCTGGCGATTACCGATGCCAATTTGATCCTAGGAACTGTTATTCCTGAGTACTTCCCATCAATATTTGGTCCAAATGAAGATATGCCCCTTGATTATGAGGCTACAAGAAGGGCATTTGAGGATCTTGCTGATGAGATCAACTCTCACCGGAAGAGTCAGGACCCATCAGTTAAGGACATGACAGTTGAAGAGATTGCGCTTGGGTTTGTCAATGTTGCAAATGAGACAATGTGCAGGCCTATACGCCAGCTGACTGAAATGAAGGGGCATGATACTAAGAACCATGCCCTTGCTTGCTTTGGTGGTGCCGGTCCTCAACATGCATGTGCTATGGCAAGGTCCTTGGGTATGTCTGAGGTGCTTGTTCACCGATATTGTGGAATATTGAGTGCGTATGGAATGGGCCTTGCTGATGTCATTGAAGACTTGCAAGAGCCTTACTCTGCTGTTTATAATGCCAATTCTGCTGCAGAGGCATCTAGAAGAGAATCCCTTTTAGTCAAACAGGTGAAGGACAAGTTAAAAGAGCAGGGTTTTGGAGACGAAAGCATCAAGACTGATTCATACTTGAACTTGAGGTATGAGGGAACTGATACTGCCATCATGGTAAAACAGCCAGAGCAAGGATCTGGAAATGactatgctgctgagtttgaaAAACTGTTTCAGCAAGAGTATGGCTTCAAATTGCTAAACAGGAAGATACTCATATGTGATGTGAGAGTTCAAGGTGTTGGTGGTACAAATATCCTAAAGCCTCGCGAATCGACACCAATTTCAACGAAACCTGTGCaagaaagttcgtgccagatttatttttcatatgGATGGCAAGAAACTCCATTGTACAAACTTGAGAATCTAGGTTATGGCCATGTCCTGGAGGGCCCTGCAGTTATTATGAATGGAAATAGTACAGTGATAATAGAAAAGGACTGCAAAGCCGTAGTCACCAAGTATGGTAACATAAAAATTGAGATCAGTGCAGCTCCAAGCACTGTAGAAATATCGGAAGAAGTTGCAGATGTGGTGCAACTTTCTATTTTCAATCACCGGTTCATGGGTAttgcagaacagatgggtcggaCACTTCAGAGAACTTCAATTTCTACTAACATTAAGGAAAGGCTAGACTTCTCTTGTGCTCTCTTTGGTCCAGATGGTGGCCTTGTTGCAAATGCACCTCATGTTCCTGTGCATCTAGGAGCCATGTCTAGTACAGTACGCTGGCAGCTTAATTATTGGGGTGATAACCTGCATGAGGGCGATGTTCTCGTGACAAATCATCCATGTTCAGGAGGGAGTCATCTCCCAGATATAACAGTTGTCACACCAGTTTTTGATAATGGTAAGCTTGTCTTTTTTGTTGCTAGTAGAGGTCACCATGCGGAGATTGGTGGTATCACCCCAGGAAGTATGCCTCCTTTCTCGAAGTGTATTTGGGAGGAAGGCGCTGCCATCAAAGCATTTAAACTTGTTGAAAGGGGTGTtttccaagaggaaggaataatccAGCTGCTGCAGTCACCTTGCTCAGAAGAACTTTCTGGCTACAATATCCCAGGAACACGTCGGATCCAAGATAATCTTTCTGACCTCCATGCTCAGGTGGCAGCGAACCAGCGAGGAATAGCACTTATCAAAGAACTGATAAATCAGTATGGTCTGGTTACTGTGCAATCTTATATgagccatgtccaaaagaatgcTGAGGTTGCCGTCAGGGAGATGCTCAAGGCAGTTGCATCTAGAGTTCAAAAGGAGAATGGGTCTTGTGTAATTGAGGATGAAGATTATATGGATGATGGCTCAGTGCTCCACTTGAAGCTCACCCTTGACGCTAGTAAAGGTGAAGCTACAATCGACTTTGAGGGTACCAGTCCTGAGGTCTATGGCAACTGGAATGCTCCTGAAGCAGTTACAACAGCTGCTGTCATATACTGCCTACGGTGCTTGGTGGATGTGGATATACCGCTAAATCAAGGTTGCCTTGCTCCTGTGAAGATCCTCATTCCTAAAGGCTCTTTCCTTTCGCCAAgcaacaaggctgctgtggttGGTGGCAACGTGCTAACCTCTCAGAGAGTGACAGATGTTGTCCTAATGGCGTTCCAAGCCTGTGCCTGTTCTCAGGGCTGTATGAACAATTTGACCTTTGGAGATGACACCTTTGGTTACTACGAGACCATTGGAGGTGGCTGCGGAGCTGGGTCAACCTGGGATGGCACAAGTGGTGTTCAATGTCACATGACAAACACAAGGATGACTGACCCTGAGATCTTTGAGCAGCGGTACCCTGTTCTCTTGCACAGATTCAGCATCAGGGAGAACAGCGGTGGTTCTGGTTTCCACAGAGGTGGTGATGGCCTTGTAAGGGATATTGAATTCCGGCGACCTATCGTTGTGAGCATTCTTTCTGAGAGGCGGGTGCGTGCTCCCAGGGGACTTAAAGGAGGCGCAAATGGCACTCGTGGTGCAAACTATCTAGTTAGGAAAGGTGGCAGAAAGATTTACCTTGGAGGAAAGAACACTATAACGGTCAGTGCTGGTGACATTCTTCAGATTTTCACACCTGGCGGTGGCGGCTTTGGTTCTCCTTGA